In a single window of the Streptomyces sp. HUAS ZL42 genome:
- a CDS encoding protein kinase: protein MSQDGAQGRFAGRALAGGRYQLRDLLGEGGMASVHLAYDSVLDRQVAIKTLHTELGREQAFRERFRREAQAVAKLTHTNIVSVFDTGEDTLEGMTTPYIVMEYVEGRPLGSVLDEDVRQFGAMPADKALKITADVLAALEISHEMGLVHRDIKPGNVMMTKRGVVKVMDFGIARAMQSGVTSMTQTGMVVGTPQYLSPEQALGRGVDARSDLYSVGIMLFQLVTGRLPFDADSPLAIAYAHVQEEPVAPSSVNRALPPAVDALVARALRKNPNERFPTAVSMRDECLRVAASFQAAPPSIVPGARTSSGAGVGSAVFPPVDQSTPAPTGPVQTPYQPTPNPYSTPSPAPAYGYPQQGGYQTPNPAPYTPQTPPPYNITPQTAVSSPPGGGKSNKPVVIGSAVVAVAAVGALIAALMMNGDNTGNEGGSGGSSQSASASATKAAGYRGPDTSKTIDSTECSEPQESYNDPDKIRIPDFKFKYIASVKECFQAAGWKMKIKDYEENTYGEGAVMDQFPSAGTDVDPKDMPEIELSVSTGNPPS, encoded by the coding sequence ATGAGCCAGGACGGCGCACAGGGCCGGTTTGCGGGGCGGGCGCTCGCCGGTGGCCGCTATCAGCTGCGCGACTTGCTCGGCGAGGGCGGCATGGCCTCGGTGCACCTCGCCTACGACTCCGTGCTCGACCGCCAGGTCGCGATCAAGACACTCCACACCGAACTGGGCCGCGAGCAGGCCTTCCGCGAGCGCTTCCGCCGCGAGGCCCAGGCCGTGGCCAAGCTCACGCACACCAACATCGTCTCGGTCTTCGACACCGGCGAGGACACCCTCGAGGGGATGACGACGCCGTACATCGTCATGGAGTACGTCGAGGGCCGCCCGCTCGGCTCCGTGCTCGACGAGGACGTACGGCAGTTCGGCGCGATGCCCGCCGACAAGGCCCTGAAGATCACCGCGGACGTGCTCGCCGCGCTGGAGATCAGCCACGAGATGGGCCTGGTCCACCGGGACATCAAGCCGGGCAACGTGATGATGACCAAGCGCGGCGTCGTCAAGGTGATGGACTTCGGCATCGCCCGCGCCATGCAGTCCGGTGTGACGTCCATGACGCAGACCGGCATGGTCGTCGGCACCCCGCAGTACCTGTCGCCGGAGCAGGCGCTCGGCCGGGGCGTGGACGCGCGCTCCGACCTCTACTCGGTCGGCATCATGCTGTTCCAACTGGTCACCGGGCGGCTGCCGTTCGACGCGGACTCGCCGCTGGCGATCGCGTACGCGCATGTGCAGGAGGAGCCGGTCGCGCCCTCCTCGGTCAACCGCGCGCTTCCGCCGGCCGTGGACGCGCTGGTCGCCCGTGCCCTGCGGAAGAACCCGAACGAGCGCTTCCCGACGGCCGTGTCCATGCGTGACGAATGCCTGCGGGTGGCGGCGTCCTTCCAGGCGGCCCCGCCGAGCATCGTCCCCGGCGCCCGGACGTCGAGCGGCGCGGGCGTCGGCTCAGCGGTGTTCCCGCCGGTCGACCAGTCGACCCCGGCGCCCACGGGGCCCGTGCAGACGCCGTACCAGCCGACGCCGAACCCGTACAGCACCCCGTCGCCCGCACCCGCGTACGGCTACCCGCAGCAGGGCGGCTACCAGACGCCGAATCCGGCCCCGTACACCCCGCAGACGCCTCCGCCGTACAACATCACCCCGCAGACCGCCGTCTCGTCGCCCCCGGGCGGCGGGAAGAGCAACAAGCCGGTCGTCATCGGCTCGGCCGTCGTCGCGGTCGCCGCGGTCGGCGCGCTGATCGCGGCCCTGATGATGAACGGGGACAACACCGGCAACGAGGGCGGCAGCGGCGGATCGAGCCAGTCGGCGTCGGCGTCCGCCACCAAGGCGGCGGGCTACCGGGGCCCCGACACGTCGAAGACGATCGACTCGACCGAGTGCAGCGAGCCGCAGGAGTCGTACAACGACCCCGACAAGATCCGGATCCCTGACTTCAAGTTCAAGTACATCGCGTCGGTCAAGGAGTGCTTCCAGGCCGCGGGATGGAAGATGAAGATCAAGGACTACGAGGAGAACACGTACGGCGAGGGCGCCGTCATGGACCAGTTCCCCTCCGCCGGCACGGACGTCGACCCGAAGGACATGCCGGAGATCGAACTCAGCGTGTCGACGGGCAACCCGCCGTCCTGA
- a CDS encoding bacterial proteasome activator family protein, with product MEMPRNDRSPENAQKILVVGQDGMALAGIEPDEDSHETPLTEQVEQPAKVMRIGSMIKQLLEEVRAAPLDEASRARLKEIHASSVKELEDGLAPELVAELERLSLPFNDEATPSDAELRIAQAQLVGWLEGLFHGIQTTLFAQQMAARAQLEQMRRALPPGVGHDGSEEQRPGGRSGGPYL from the coding sequence ATGGAGATGCCGAGGAACGACAGATCGCCGGAGAACGCCCAGAAGATCCTGGTCGTGGGCCAGGACGGCATGGCACTCGCCGGCATCGAACCAGACGAGGACTCCCACGAGACCCCGCTGACGGAGCAGGTCGAGCAGCCGGCCAAGGTCATGCGGATCGGCAGCATGATCAAGCAGCTCCTCGAGGAGGTGCGCGCCGCTCCCCTCGACGAGGCGAGCCGGGCCCGGCTCAAGGAGATCCACGCCAGCTCGGTGAAGGAGCTGGAGGACGGTCTGGCGCCGGAGCTCGTGGCGGAGCTGGAGCGGCTCTCCCTGCCGTTCAATGACGAGGCGACGCCTAGCGACGCCGAACTGCGTATCGCGCAGGCCCAGTTGGTCGGCTGGCTGGAGGGCCTGTTCCACGGCATCCAGACCACGCTGTTCGCCCAGCAGATGGCCGCGCGTGCCCAGTTGGAGCAGATGCGCCGCGCCCTCCCGCCGGGTGTGGGCCACGATGGCTCCGAGGAGCAGCGCCCGGGCGGCCGTTCGGGCGGTCCGTACCTGTAA
- a CDS encoding PadR family transcriptional regulator, whose amino-acid sequence MSIRHGLLALLERGPRYGSRLRTDFEARTAATWPLNIGQVYTTLARLERDGMVVQQGVDEAGRVLYALTEPGRAELRAWFTRPVERATPPRDELAIKLVMAVHAAGVDVREVVETQRRHVAEALHTYVRQRARLLAEVPEHPDEITRLLVLEQLVCHAEAEVRWLDLCEVRLLRLTRGGSPDEPDESHEPDEET is encoded by the coding sequence ATGTCGATACGACACGGGCTGCTGGCGCTCCTGGAGCGCGGCCCCCGCTACGGCTCCCGGCTGCGCACCGACTTCGAGGCGCGTACCGCCGCGACCTGGCCGCTGAACATCGGCCAGGTCTACACGACCCTCGCGCGGCTGGAACGGGACGGAATGGTCGTGCAGCAAGGCGTGGACGAGGCGGGACGGGTGCTGTACGCGTTGACGGAGCCGGGCCGGGCCGAGCTGCGGGCATGGTTCACACGGCCCGTGGAGCGGGCGACCCCGCCGCGTGACGAGTTGGCGATCAAGCTGGTGATGGCGGTCCACGCGGCCGGCGTGGACGTACGGGAGGTCGTGGAGACCCAGCGCCGGCATGTGGCGGAGGCGCTGCACACCTACGTACGGCAGCGTGCGCGGCTGCTCGCCGAGGTGCCGGAGCACCCGGACGAGATCACCCGGCTGCTCGTCCTGGAGCAGCTGGTCTGCCACGCGGAGGCCGAGGTGCGCTGGCTGGACCTGTGCGAGGTCCGGCTGCTGCGCCTCACCCGCGGGGGAAGCCCGGACGAGCCGGACGAGTCGCATGAGCCGGACGAGGAGACGTGA
- a CDS encoding NAD(P)H-quinone oxidoreductase, whose product MHAITIPEPGGPEALVWDEVPDPVAGEGEVLVEVVAGAVNRADILQRQGFYDPPPGTSPYPGLEVSGRIAELGPGVSGWAVGDEVCALLAGGGYAEKVAVPAGQLLPVPEGVGLRQAAALPEVVCTVWSNVFMVAHLRPGETLLVHGGSSGIGTMAIQLAKAVGAKVAVTAGTEEKLERCAELGADILINYREQDFVAEVRKATDGAGADVILDNMGAKYLDRNVQTLAVNGRLAIIGMQGGIKGELNIAALLGKRAAISATSLRARPLGEKAAIVAAVREHVWPLIAAGHVRPVVDRELPMSDAPAAHRVVEDSGHVGKVLLVAKP is encoded by the coding sequence ATGCATGCGATCACGATTCCCGAACCTGGTGGGCCCGAGGCGCTGGTGTGGGACGAGGTCCCCGACCCGGTGGCCGGTGAGGGCGAGGTCCTGGTCGAGGTGGTGGCGGGCGCGGTCAACCGTGCCGACATCCTGCAGCGTCAGGGCTTCTACGACCCGCCGCCCGGCACGTCCCCCTACCCCGGCCTCGAGGTCTCCGGGCGCATCGCCGAACTCGGCCCGGGCGTCTCCGGCTGGGCCGTCGGCGACGAGGTGTGCGCGCTGCTCGCGGGCGGCGGCTACGCCGAGAAGGTCGCCGTGCCGGCCGGCCAGTTGCTGCCCGTGCCCGAGGGCGTCGGCCTCAGGCAGGCCGCGGCGCTGCCCGAGGTGGTGTGCACGGTCTGGTCGAACGTCTTCATGGTCGCCCACCTGCGGCCGGGCGAGACGCTGCTCGTCCACGGCGGCTCCAGCGGTATCGGCACCATGGCGATCCAGCTGGCCAAGGCCGTCGGTGCGAAGGTCGCCGTCACGGCGGGCACCGAGGAGAAGCTGGAGCGGTGCGCCGAACTGGGTGCCGACATCCTGATCAACTACCGGGAGCAGGACTTCGTGGCCGAGGTCAGGAAGGCCACCGACGGGGCGGGTGCGGACGTCATCCTCGACAACATGGGCGCCAAGTACCTGGACCGCAACGTCCAGACCCTCGCCGTCAACGGCCGCCTCGCGATCATCGGCATGCAGGGCGGCATCAAGGGCGAGCTGAACATCGCCGCGCTGCTGGGCAAGCGCGCCGCGATCAGCGCGACCTCGCTGCGGGCGCGCCCGCTCGGCGAGAAGGCGGCCATCGTGGCGGCCGTACGCGAACACGTCTGGCCCCTGATCGCCGCAGGCCACGTCCGCCCGGTCGTCGACCGCGAACTCCCGATGAGCGACGCCCCCGCCGCCCACCGGGTCGTGGAGGACAGCGGCCACGTCGGCAAGGTCCTGCTGGTCGCGAAGCCCTAA
- a CDS encoding ATP-binding cassette domain-containing protein: MSQHTAGLAIETAGLVKTFGDTRAVDGVDLAVPTGTVYGVLGPNGAGKTTTVKMLATLLRPDGGEAHVFGHDVVREADEVRGRVSLTGQYASVDEDLTGTENLVLLGRLLGHGKKAARQRSGRLLEAFGLSEAAGKQVKHYSGGMRRRIDIAASILNTPDLLFLDEPTTGLDPRSRNQVWDIVRAVVAQGTTVLLTTQYLDEADQLASRIAVIDHGRVIAEGTKGELKASVGAGTVHLRLRDAEQRPLAAEVLRRTLDAHVQPEPDPVALTARVGAAASGAAAEQAARALGELARAGVTVDNFSLGQPSLDEVFLALTGHDTHDAREDAPDANNEVMA, translated from the coding sequence ATGAGCCAGCACACCGCCGGCCTGGCCATCGAGACCGCGGGCCTGGTGAAGACGTTCGGCGACACCAGGGCCGTCGACGGAGTCGACCTGGCCGTGCCGACCGGCACGGTCTACGGCGTCCTCGGCCCGAACGGCGCCGGCAAGACCACCACCGTGAAGATGCTCGCCACGCTGCTCAGGCCCGACGGAGGCGAGGCCCATGTCTTCGGCCACGACGTCGTCCGGGAGGCCGACGAGGTACGCGGGCGCGTGAGCCTCACCGGCCAGTACGCCTCCGTCGACGAGGACCTCACCGGCACCGAGAACCTGGTCCTGCTCGGCCGTCTCCTCGGCCACGGCAAGAAGGCCGCCCGGCAGCGGTCCGGCCGGCTGCTGGAGGCCTTCGGCCTGAGCGAGGCGGCCGGGAAGCAGGTCAAGCACTACTCCGGCGGTATGCGGCGGCGCATCGACATCGCCGCGTCCATCCTCAACACGCCCGACCTGCTCTTCCTCGATGAGCCGACGACCGGTCTGGACCCGCGCAGCCGCAACCAGGTGTGGGACATCGTGCGGGCCGTGGTCGCCCAGGGCACGACGGTGCTGCTGACCACGCAGTACCTCGACGAGGCCGACCAGTTGGCCTCCCGGATCGCCGTCATCGACCACGGCCGGGTGATCGCCGAGGGCACCAAGGGCGAGCTGAAGGCGTCCGTCGGCGCCGGAACCGTACATCTGCGGCTGCGGGACGCCGAGCAGCGGCCCCTCGCCGCGGAGGTGCTGCGCCGGACGCTCGACGCCCATGTGCAGCCGGAGCCCGATCCGGTCGCGCTGACCGCGCGCGTGGGTGCGGCCGCGAGCGGAGCCGCCGCCGAGCAGGCCGCCCGGGCGCTCGGGGAACTGGCCCGGGCCGGCGTCACCGTCGACAACTTCTCGCTCGGCCAGCCCAGCCTCGACGAGGTGTTCCTCGCCCTCACCGGACACGACACGCACGACGCCCGCGAAGACGCTCCCGACGCGAACAACGAGGTGATGGCATGA
- a CDS encoding ABC transporter permease, which yields MSTATTTETHDLAPVSTESLAELLIAKERPPRPSAWSACLTYGWRAMLKIKHVPEQLFDVTAFPIMMVLMYTYLFGGALAGSPGEYIQFLLPGILVMSVVMITMYTGVSVNTDIEKGVFDRFRSLPVWRPATMVGYLLGDALRYTIASVVMLTVGLILGYRPDGGVLGVLAGIALLVVFSFAFSWIWTMFGLLLRTEKSVMGVSMMVIFPLTFLSNVFVDPRTMPGWLQAFVNNSPITHLSSAVRGLMAGDWPAAEVAWSLGWAGLFVLVFGPVTMRLYNRK from the coding sequence ATGAGCACCGCGACGACGACCGAGACCCATGACCTCGCCCCCGTCAGCACCGAGTCGCTGGCCGAACTGCTGATCGCCAAGGAGCGGCCGCCCCGACCCAGCGCGTGGTCGGCCTGTCTGACCTACGGCTGGCGCGCGATGCTCAAGATCAAGCATGTGCCGGAGCAGCTCTTCGACGTCACCGCGTTCCCGATCATGATGGTGCTGATGTACACCTATCTGTTCGGGGGCGCCCTGGCCGGCTCCCCGGGCGAGTACATCCAGTTCCTGCTGCCGGGCATCCTCGTGATGTCGGTCGTGATGATCACGATGTACACCGGCGTCTCGGTCAACACCGACATCGAGAAGGGCGTCTTCGACCGGTTCCGCTCGCTGCCCGTCTGGCGGCCGGCGACGATGGTCGGCTATCTGCTCGGCGACGCCCTGCGGTACACGATCGCGTCCGTCGTGATGCTCACCGTCGGGCTCATCCTCGGTTACCGCCCGGACGGCGGCGTCCTGGGCGTGCTTGCCGGGATCGCCCTGCTGGTGGTGTTCTCGTTCGCGTTCTCGTGGATCTGGACCATGTTCGGCCTGCTGCTGCGCACCGAGAAGTCGGTGATGGGCGTCAGCATGATGGTGATCTTCCCGCTCACCTTCCTGTCCAACGTCTTCGTGGACCCGAGGACCATGCCGGGCTGGCTGCAGGCGTTCGTCAACAACAGCCCGATCACCCATCTGTCGTCCGCGGTGCGGGGACTGATGGCGGGCGACTGGCCGGCCGCCGAGGTCGCCTGGTCGCTGGGGTGGGCGGGCCTGTTCGTGCTGGTCTTCGGGCCGGTCACGATGCGGCTGTACAACCGCAAGTAG
- a CDS encoding molybdopterin molybdotransferase MoeA has translation MSAPGVRDDQDAEDLDVEEVLALVKDGNGSARPAHAPAAQGTSHGGRHPGTAWPEARAIAARAARAGSRRAPVSVPLDDALGLVLAAPLTALTDLPSFDTSAMDGWAVAGPGPWDVRDTGVLAGHAGPGALEDGEAVRIATGARIPPDTTAVLRSEHGRTDAKGRLHAAREVAHGQDIRPRGQECRSGDQLLPVGTLVTPAVLGLAAAAGYDTLTAVPRPRTEVLVLGDELLTEGLPHDGLIRDALGPMLPPWLRALGAEVTGVRRLGDDAKALRKAITASDADLIVTTGGTAAGPVDHVHPTLRRIGAELLVNGADVRPGHPMLLARIKENQHLVGLPGNPLAAVSGLLTLAEPLLRTLAAHPAPEPYTLPLQDGAHGHPHDTRLVPVVLRGDRAVPLHYNGPAMLRGIAAADALAVVPPGGARPGQETELLDLPWASAGIGVCFT, from the coding sequence ATGAGCGCCCCTGGTGTCCGGGACGACCAGGACGCCGAGGACCTCGACGTCGAGGAGGTGCTGGCCCTCGTGAAGGACGGCAACGGCTCCGCACGACCGGCGCACGCACCCGCCGCGCAGGGCACCTCCCACGGCGGCCGCCATCCGGGCACCGCGTGGCCCGAGGCCCGGGCGATCGCCGCACGCGCCGCCCGTGCCGGCTCCCGTCGTGCCCCCGTCTCCGTGCCCCTCGACGACGCCCTCGGTCTCGTGTTGGCCGCCCCCCTCACCGCCCTGACCGACCTGCCCTCCTTCGACACCTCGGCGATGGACGGGTGGGCCGTCGCCGGACCCGGCCCCTGGGACGTACGGGACACGGGTGTGCTGGCCGGGCACGCTGGGCCGGGGGCCCTCGAGGACGGCGAGGCCGTCCGCATCGCCACCGGCGCCCGGATCCCGCCGGACACCACAGCGGTCCTGCGCAGCGAGCACGGACGCACCGACGCCAAGGGCCGTCTGCACGCCGCCCGCGAAGTCGCACACGGCCAGGACATCCGCCCGCGGGGCCAGGAATGCCGCAGCGGTGACCAGCTCCTCCCCGTGGGCACCCTGGTCACACCGGCCGTGCTCGGTCTCGCCGCGGCCGCCGGGTACGACACCCTCACCGCCGTTCCCCGCCCCCGCACCGAAGTACTCGTCCTCGGCGACGAGCTGCTCACCGAGGGTCTGCCGCACGATGGGCTCATCCGGGACGCGCTCGGTCCGATGCTCCCGCCCTGGCTGCGCGCGCTGGGCGCCGAGGTCACCGGTGTCCGCAGGCTGGGCGACGACGCCAAGGCGCTCCGCAAGGCGATCACCGCCTCCGACGCCGACCTGATCGTCACCACCGGCGGCACCGCCGCGGGTCCCGTCGACCATGTGCACCCCACCCTGCGGCGGATCGGAGCCGAGCTCCTCGTGAACGGGGCCGACGTCCGCCCCGGCCACCCCATGCTGCTGGCCCGCATCAAGGAGAACCAGCACCTCGTCGGCCTGCCCGGCAACCCCCTCGCGGCCGTCTCCGGCCTGCTGACGCTCGCCGAACCCCTGCTGCGCACGCTCGCCGCACACCCTGCCCCGGAGCCGTACACACTGCCCCTCCAGGACGGGGCGCACGGGCACCCGCACGACACCCGGCTCGTCCCTGTCGTCCTGCGCGGCGACCGTGCCGTTCCCCTGCACTACAACGGCCCGGCGATGCTGCGCGGCATCGCGGCGGCCGACGCCCTCGCGGTCGTACCACCGGGCGGCGCCCGCCCCGGTCAGGAGACGGAACTCCTCGACCTGCCGTGGGCGAGCGCCGGAATCGGGGTCTGTTTCACGTGA
- a CDS encoding DUF6457 domain-containing protein has product MTSYEPPGAAGPDAAVYDAVVLAGGAARRLGGADKPGLWVGGRALLDRVLGACAEARTTVVVADPRPTARPVLWAREEPPGAGPVAALDAGLRRTTAEVVVVLSADLPFLEADTVRRLSTALRASADADGVLLTDADGRDQPLVAAYRAPALRRGLAALSHAASTSGSAADGGLTGLPLRRLTAGLRLMRVPDPVASFDCDTWDDIATARTRIREHGHVLDEWISAVKDELGIDLDVDTKALLDLARDAAHGVARPAAPLTTFLVGYAAAQAQGGPQAVAEATRKAAALALRWADESGGAESAGPGDAEPDVAPDATPDKRPDAG; this is encoded by the coding sequence GTGACCTCGTACGAGCCCCCCGGAGCCGCCGGCCCCGACGCCGCCGTGTACGACGCCGTCGTGCTCGCCGGCGGCGCCGCGCGGCGGCTCGGCGGCGCGGACAAGCCCGGGCTGTGGGTGGGCGGGCGTGCCCTGCTCGACCGGGTGCTCGGTGCCTGCGCCGAAGCGCGCACCACCGTGGTCGTCGCCGACCCTCGCCCCACCGCCCGGCCCGTGCTGTGGGCGCGCGAGGAGCCGCCCGGCGCGGGACCGGTCGCCGCGCTCGACGCCGGGCTGCGCCGCACCACGGCCGAGGTGGTCGTCGTCCTCTCCGCCGACCTGCCGTTTCTCGAAGCGGACACGGTACGGCGGCTGAGCACCGCCCTGCGCGCGAGCGCCGACGCCGACGGTGTGCTGCTCACCGACGCCGACGGCCGCGACCAGCCGCTCGTCGCCGCGTATCGCGCACCCGCACTGCGTCGCGGACTCGCGGCCCTCAGCCATGCCGCGTCCACCAGCGGCTCCGCCGCGGACGGCGGCCTCACGGGGCTGCCCCTGCGCCGGCTGACCGCGGGGCTTCGCCTCATGCGCGTTCCGGACCCCGTCGCGTCCTTCGACTGCGACACCTGGGACGACATCGCCACAGCCAGGACACGGATCAGGGAGCATGGGCACGTGTTGGATGAATGGATTTCCGCAGTCAAGGACGAGCTGGGCATCGACCTGGACGTCGACACCAAGGCGCTGCTCGATCTCGCCCGGGACGCCGCCCACGGCGTGGCACGGCCCGCCGCGCCGCTGACCACCTTCCTTGTCGGCTACGCGGCCGCCCAGGCGCAGGGAGGGCCTCAGGCCGTCGCCGAGGCCACCCGCAAGGCCGCGGCCCTGGCGCTGCGCTGGGCGGACGAGTCGGGCGGGGCCGAGTCCGCCGGGCCCGGCGACGCCGAGCCCGATGTGGCTCCCGATGCCACGCCCGACAAGCGCCCGGACGCCGGATGA
- a CDS encoding dihydrolipoamide acetyltransferase family protein, whose product MAQVLEFKLPDLGEGLTEAEIVRWLVQVGDVVAVDQPVVEVETAKALVDVPCPYGGVVTARFGEEGTELPVGAPLLTVAVGAPASGGDTEASGESSGNVLVGYGTGAPPARRRRVRPAAPTGPTPRTASAPTAAPTAPTAAPTAPDVPAANGLGAEGPVPVISPLVRRLARENGLDLRELTGSGPDGLILRADVEYALRAAAAQGRAAQPSTAPHEHVAAPVPAPAAAPAAAAPGGTRIPLKGVRGAVADKLSRSRREIPDATCWVDADATELMRARAVMQRFSGGHPQTPAAGGPKISLLALLARICTAALARFPELNSMVDMEAREVVRLDHVHLGFAAQTDRGLVVPVVRDAHARNAESLTAEFARLTEAAHAGTLTPADLTGGTFTLNNYGVFGVDGSTPIINHPEAAMLGVGRIVPKPWVHEGELAVRQVVQLSLTFDHRVCDGGTAGGFLRYVADCVEQPAVLLRTL is encoded by the coding sequence ATGGCACAGGTGCTGGAGTTCAAGCTCCCCGACCTCGGGGAGGGGCTCACCGAGGCGGAGATCGTCCGCTGGCTGGTCCAGGTCGGCGACGTCGTCGCCGTCGACCAGCCGGTCGTCGAGGTCGAGACGGCCAAGGCGCTGGTCGACGTGCCCTGCCCCTACGGCGGTGTCGTCACCGCCCGCTTCGGCGAGGAGGGCACGGAACTGCCCGTCGGAGCCCCGCTGCTGACGGTGGCCGTGGGCGCGCCGGCCTCCGGCGGTGACACCGAGGCGTCGGGCGAGAGCTCGGGCAACGTCCTCGTGGGCTACGGCACGGGCGCGCCTCCGGCCCGACGCCGGCGGGTGCGGCCGGCAGCACCGACGGGGCCGACGCCCCGGACGGCTTCGGCGCCCACGGCTGCTCCCACGGCGCCCACGGCTGCTCCCACGGCGCCCGACGTGCCTGCCGCGAACGGCCTCGGCGCCGAGGGCCCCGTGCCGGTGATCTCCCCGCTCGTGCGCAGGCTCGCCCGCGAGAACGGCCTCGATCTGCGGGAGTTGACGGGCTCCGGCCCCGACGGACTGATTCTGCGGGCGGACGTGGAGTACGCGTTGCGGGCCGCCGCCGCGCAGGGAAGGGCGGCCCAGCCGTCGACGGCGCCCCACGAGCACGTGGCGGCACCGGTACCCGCACCGGCCGCCGCCCCTGCCGCAGCCGCCCCCGGCGGCACCCGCATCCCGCTCAAGGGTGTCCGGGGTGCCGTCGCCGACAAGCTCTCCCGCAGCCGCCGCGAGATTCCGGACGCGACCTGCTGGGTGGACGCCGACGCCACGGAGCTCATGCGCGCGCGGGCCGTCATGCAGCGTTTTTCCGGGGGACACCCCCAGACCCCCGCAGCGGGAGGACCGAAGATCTCCCTGCTCGCCCTTCTCGCCCGTATCTGCACGGCGGCCCTCGCCCGGTTCCCCGAGCTGAACTCCATGGTCGACATGGAGGCCAGGGAGGTCGTACGGCTGGATCACGTCCACCTCGGTTTCGCCGCCCAGACCGATCGGGGGCTCGTCGTCCCCGTCGTACGGGACGCGCACGCGCGCAACGCCGAGTCGCTGACCGCAGAGTTCGCCAGGCTGACCGAGGCCGCCCACGCGGGCACCCTCACTCCCGCGGATCTCACCGGCGGCACGTTCACGCTGAACAACTACGGGGTGTTCGGCGTCGACGGCTCCACACCGATCATCAACCACCCCGAGGCGGCCATGCTCGGCGTCGGCCGTATCGTCCCCAAGCCGTGGGTGCACGAAGGCGAACTGGCGGTGCGGCAGGTCGTGCAGCTCTCGCTCACCTTCGACCACCGGGTGTGCGACGGCGGCACGGCGGGCGGCTTCCTGCGGTACGTGGCGGACTGCGTGGAACAGCCCGCGGTGCTGCTGCGCACCCTGTGA
- a CDS encoding alpha-ketoacid dehydrogenase subunit beta, whose protein sequence is MTTVAVKPATMAQALTRALRDAMAADPSVHVMGEDVGTLGGVFRVTDGLAKEFGEDRCTDTPLAEAGILGTAVGMAMYGLRPVVEMQFDAFAYPAFEQLISHVSRMRNRTRGTMPLPITIRVPYGGGIGGVEHHSDSSEAYYMATPGLHVVTPATVADAYGLLRAAIASDDPVVFLEPKRLYWSKDSWNPEHPTDVEPIGRAVVRRPGRSATLITYGPSVPVCLEAAEAARAEGWDLEVVDLRSLVPFDDETVGASVRRTGRAVVVHESGGFGGPGGEIAARVTERCFHHLEAPVLRVAGFDVPYPPPMLERHHLPGVDRILDAVARLQWEAES, encoded by the coding sequence ATGACCACTGTCGCCGTGAAGCCGGCCACCATGGCGCAGGCCCTCACGCGCGCGTTGCGCGACGCCATGGCCGCCGACCCGAGCGTGCACGTCATGGGCGAGGACGTCGGCACCCTCGGCGGTGTCTTCCGCGTCACCGACGGTCTCGCCAAGGAGTTCGGCGAGGACCGCTGCACGGACACGCCGCTGGCCGAGGCGGGCATCCTGGGCACGGCCGTGGGCATGGCCATGTACGGTCTGCGGCCGGTCGTGGAGATGCAGTTCGACGCGTTCGCCTACCCGGCGTTCGAGCAGCTGATCTCGCACGTGTCCCGCATGCGCAACCGCACGCGCGGCACGATGCCGCTCCCGATCACCATCCGCGTCCCCTACGGCGGCGGCATCGGCGGTGTGGAGCACCACAGCGACTCCTCCGAGGCGTACTACATGGCGACTCCGGGGCTCCATGTCGTCACGCCCGCGACCGTCGCCGACGCCTACGGGCTGCTGCGCGCCGCCATCGCCTCCGACGACCCGGTCGTCTTCCTGGAGCCCAAGCGCCTGTACTGGTCGAAGGACTCCTGGAACCCGGAGCACCCCACGGACGTTGAACCCATCGGCCGTGCCGTGGTGCGGCGCCCCGGCCGGAGCGCCACGCTGATCACGTACGGTCCGTCCGTGCCCGTCTGCCTCGAAGCCGCCGAGGCCGCGCGGGCCGAGGGCTGGGACCTCGAAGTCGTCGACCTGCGCTCCCTGGTGCCGTTCGACGACGAGACGGTCGGCGCTTCGGTGCGGCGGACCGGGCGCGCGGTCGTCGTGCACGAGTCGGGTGGGTTCGGCGGGCCGGGCGGGGAGATCGCGGCCCGGGTCACGGAGCGCTGCTTCCACCACCTGGAGGCACCGGTGCTGCGTGTGGCCGGGTTCGACGTCCCGTACCCGCCGCCGATGCTGGAGCGCCACCACCTGCCCGGCGTCGACCGGATCCTGGACGCCGTGGCGCGTCTGCAATGGGAGGCCGAGAGCTGA